The genome window AAATAAGTTGAATCAAGACaaattttttaagtttattttgtCATAATTAGAGGCTTACTGGTGAACTAAAAGTTATACtttctctgtctcattttatgtgccGAGTTCATTTAATGAGACTTGACttatattatttacaatttaaattttttaattaatatttagttaagtgttagtatttaaaatttaatctaTCAAATACTTATAATCAGATCAATAACTCGATTTAAACATATATCTTAATGATGAGTCTCTCTCGATATTTaaatctcaaactttttattaaTCACGTATTATATCGACAttcatattataaaaataattttagaaaaagaTTGGCTTATGCAAAGAATAAGAAGACGTATGCAAAGCGTCTACGTGCAGATTACCAAAACGTATTTAATCAATCAAATTAAGTTTTGGGATTAATTAACGCGATAGTCGGCATCAATCAACGTACTTTctttatttaactatttttttgttttttttttttgaaaaaattacaattgctATTGAAAAATCATATGCAAAACGCTTTATCAAAAGTGTTGACAAAGAGTAAATTTGTAACTATTTAGATATGAAAATTATACTTTACCTACTCAATTATTCTTTTTGAGCTAACTGATTTTATTTTGCCCTTTTAAGTGAATCCAAGTTACAAATATTATGCAATCAAATTATTGGGAttgacctttaaaaaaaattattgggaTTGCATCACCAGAATATTCCACCTCAgcttacagttttttttttaattttaaattcttcTTGCTAGTTCCCgatattggattttttttaataaaagcatattattattactattatacaTATTAAACATTTTAGTCAACCTTGACTCTGTGGGTGTCCCTTGTTCAataaaaaatgcacaaaatCTGCAGAAGACTTGTTACAATTTgattgttcttttttcttttcaatgaCTGGTGAAATTCATAGACAATATTTGAAGGTAAATGTTATTCTTGCAGAAGACTCACTTCATTGAAGAACCATGATGTTAGTGGTCACTTTAAGTGATTTGTTTTGAAATATAAATCAACTTGACTACTACTCTCAAATGAGATTCATTGAAACTTAATTGTTCGGAATGAAACTCAATTAATATccaattattattgaataacTCAATAATGGAGAGAGCTATTCTTGATATTAATTGCTCCTAAATGAGACTCAACTAATAACTCAGTTATTCTCTCGAATAAGACGCAATAGTCGAGAGAGCTATTATTGATGCTAATTGTTGCTGAGTCCAAATGAAACTCAACTAATAGCTCAGTTACTCTCGAATAAGAGACAATAGTTGAGTATAGTAAAATGACTCAATCAAGACTCAATAATTGAAAGGACAATAGTTGAGAGCAGTAAAATGACTCAATCAAGACTCAATAATTGAGAGAACTATTTTTGATGCTAATTACTTCTAAATGAGACCCAACTAATAACTCAGTTAATCTGGAATAAGACTTAATAGTTGAGAGTAGTCAAATGAGTTAATGCTCAATTATGCTATTAAATAAGACTCAATAGTTGAAAGAGTTATTCTCAAACATAATTCAACCAAAGCTTGATTACTCTACCAAAAGCCACTTCCTATTAACTCTCCCAACCACCAAACATCCTTATTTAAGGTAAATAAACACCAAACAACATATTCCAAAACACAGTGCattttattagaaaattatGTCAGTATCAAAACTAGCAAAGACATAATAATGCTAAAAGTATGCCATCTTTATTGTACATCCAAAAAGGGCTCAAAACTAGCAAAAGACAGAATAATGCTAAAAGTATGCCATGTTTATTGTACATCCAAAAAGGGCTCAAAGCTGAGTATCAATGTAAGCATGACATAATCTGGAATTTAACATCTCCATCATGTTACAGATCCCTCAAGCAAAAACCTTAATTAAAATTTCCAAAGTTTTCAATGCTCAGGCCTTCTTCACTTCAGCAGCCTTGATAATATCGATGAATTCCGGCTGCAGATGAACGAAAAAATTAGAATGGCATTATACGTTTTCCTTGAACaactcagaaaaaaaaataaaaaatcatcgTTTTGATATCAGATATGGAGCGGTGAATACCTTTAGGGAAGCTCCTCCCACCAGAAAACCATCGACATCAGGTTGTCCACCAAGTTCCTTGCAGTTTCCGCCATTTACAGAGCCTGCAAACAGCATGTAGTTTAGAGAGAGTGCAATTTTTCGACGAGATGAAGTTTAGTTACTCGAATCACTCGGGCTGTAGCACCCCGAAAAATAAAGACCCAGTCATCGTAATACACAACAACAGTAATGGAAATATGAAAAATACACTCTTCAAAACCGAGTGTAGATCTAGCACTCCATAGTTATAGTTTAACTATTCTATAGAGTGATTCGAGAGTATGATAAATTCCGAAGACTGATGCAATTTCCGGTAATATGTAGTAGTATTTATAGTGATGAAATATTACCTCCATAGATGATCCTGGTAGTGGCAGCGACATCAGCACTCACATTTGCTTGAAGCCATTTCCTCAGCTCACAATGTACCTGTTATGTGAACTTCTTTATATAGCATGGAAAACGTGCAGAATAAACAAAGTTTCAATTTAAAAAGACTCATCGCTCTCAAGAGAACAACCAAACTATAATTCTCCGTATCTTTTTGGGGCAGTTCAAATGATAAGATACAGGTTTAAGTCAAAGAACACctcaaaatgaaaaaggaaaataacagCAGATTATGACGTAAAAAGTTAAATGTGCAGTAAAACGTTACAACTTACTTCTTGTGCCTGGGCAGGTGTTGCAACCTTTCCAGTTCCAATTGCCCAAACAGGCTCATAGGCAATGACAACGTTAGACCAATCTGATACTCGGTCTGCAATATCagagaacaaaaacaaaaaccataTTTAGTGAAGGAACTCAAGGCAGCTTGAAATAATATCAGCATACGAATTATGGTGTCTTCTATGAACTTCAAGGCCAAAAGAATATTCAAGAAGCCTCAAACATGCAATACAGAGAGGAAATATGAACAAAACAATAGGAAAACCACTTTAGCAGGTCTATTCATAATTTCGGTTTCTTAAGCACATTTTGGCAAATTTGGACAAAGAAAACCTGATATCCCAACAACAACTAAAAGAAGTCGATACCAATATTATCAAACAATGAAAGAATGACGAAAGTACGAGTTTTCGTGGCCTCGTGGGAGAGTTAATAAAGCAGGTACCTGCAATTGCCTTAGTTTGGGCGGCAACAACCTCCATTGTCGTTCCTGCCTCTCTCTGCTCAAGTGTTTCACCAACACAGGCAATGACCTTCAAACCTTGAGCGAGGGCATATGCTACTTTGTCCCCAACAAACTGACATTGACAATTTGGTCAATTACCTAATCAACTGATATATACAAGAACGTGAAAAAACATAGGTTACCTCATTTGATTCGCCTAAGATAAGTCTCCTTTCAGAGTGACCAAGGATGACCCAAGGAATATCCAGGTTGACAAGCATTTCAgcactattaaaaaaaacataatcaaagTAAATAGATTAAAAGATTTTAGTCAAAGAAATGTTATATCTGCTTacactatgaaaaataaatgcaaCACCAAGAAGTTCAAATAAGAGAAGAATAGCATGCCAAGAGAACACTGAACAATTAAGAGCACAATTGCTAGGCTAAGAACAGTAGATAAATCAACAAGGTTACATACCTAATCTCACCAGTGTAAGCACCACCCTTCTTAACCCAACAATTTTGGGCTGCAACATGGAAATCAGACCGAAGTTCTGCCTTTACTAATGGAAGAAACACAAATGGTGGGCTCACAACAACCTCTGCAAAACAATGAGTTTGGCAAGTGTCAAACAACAATAAAGATCATTCCAAAGCTGAAAACTTCACACCAAGTAAACAATTACTTCCTAAATTCAGATAAAGACAGAAAACATGAGCAATATCTATACAGTTCCTCTTCATTCCACTTTCACCACTAGATGAGTAAAACTATCCATTTATACATGAAGGATCACATATCCATGTAAATCATTCTTAAATTCACTCTTCTAGAGAAAAGCTAACAactaaaacaagaataaaatgCCAGTCTTGTtaaagcaaaaataataatacttcaaaatataaaatcacaCACTCAGGGTTCCAAATTGAATCCATACAAGACTTTCACTATCAatatcattatttattattatttaaaaacaaaagtaTACAAATGCAGGATGAAAACACAACTTTTTCCTTCCTATACATCAGGCACTGAAAATATTGACTTACCAACAACATCTTGAGATGGCACTTGACCACCGTTGAGCATCGAAACAATCTTCTTCACCTCTTCAGCAGTCCCATTCTGCAACAATACAACATACCCAAAATAAGATACTGATTGTTAATCATAATGCATATACCTATAAACCAAAAGATCAAAACTTTACAACAATAACACACATCTATCACATCATATCAGCTCAATCAAGATCTAAATCCTCCAATAACCACACCCCAAATTCAACCCAAAAAAATCGAGATTTGCATCCAACCCACGACATATAAGGCAAGGATTAGTGCACACAGATACTAAGATACTCCACCAATCAAATTAATACACGTAATCAAATAACAGACCAAATCAGATTTAGAAAAGTACAGATCGGAACAAGATGAACAGAGAACAGAAGTCAGTAGACACTCACGCATTTCCAGTTGCCTCCGACGAAGAATTTCCGGCCCATATCTGACGACGACCACAAAGATTTCTCCGCAAGAAATATAAAAgctgtgtatgtgtgtgtgtatgatcAGTCTCCGAGCTTTTGAGGATTTTTATAATGCCATTTTTTCTATGGATGTAAAATGGAAGCTGTGAGGAGCGGAATGACGGATCTGCCCTCCGTCTCGATTTTAACGGAATATGTGTATAGGCTTGACGGTGGAATATTCTATTGTGAAAGGATGGGCGTTTCGGTCAAGGAAAAAGAGAGAGCAGTTTTCCAGTGTGCGCAAGAGCTCGCGGTTTTAGCTGCGCCCACCCTCTGAATCACACAATGTGGGCGGTAGGTGTAAAGCAGATTCACTAATTCTGGggatatttttttgtttcagaTTATGGGCCGTAGATTGGGCTTTTATCAAAGCGCAACTAGACTATGGGCCGTGAATATTGGGCTTTTATTAAGCACAACAATCGgtatatcatggaccaagtcCACTATGACTATTGTGGAATGTGGACAATGGTCAAGCTTcaattgttatgtcatggacctgggtctacattgcAATGTGGATCCAGGtccatatttataattttagaactatatgttcaccattttttaattttatgttcataatttcagaatttatgttcacaattttagaaatttATATTCCCAATTTCATAATATGAATCAGATTTCTTTCATAATACGTATAGTTGAtcttggtccacgatataatttctATAAGCATAATTAGATGGGCCGTGAAATTGGGCTTTTGTTATGCACATCTTATGCATACTGGGCTGAATTTAGGCCTCGCAATCTCGAAATCTCAGAAGCCCGTAAGAGGATTCCATTTGAATAAATACGTAAATTGCTTTATTTcgtaacatagttagtttatcaatcaattttgacttatttga of Ipomoea triloba cultivar NCNSP0323 chromosome 3, ASM357664v1 contains these proteins:
- the LOC116012071 gene encoding triosephosphate isomerase, cytosolic translates to MGRKFFVGGNWKCNGTAEEVKKIVSMLNGGQVPSQDVVEVVVSPPFVFLPLVKAELRSDFHVAAQNCWVKKGGAYTGEISAEMLVNLDIPWVILGHSERRLILGESNEFVGDKVAYALAQGLKVIACVGETLEQREAGTTMEVVAAQTKAIADRVSDWSNVVIAYEPVWAIGTGKVATPAQAQEVHCELRKWLQANVSADVAATTRIIYGGSVNGGNCKELGGQPDVDGFLVGGASLKPEFIDIIKAAEVKKA